One segment of Streptomyces sp. NBC_01463 DNA contains the following:
- a CDS encoding cupin, whose translation MDAPNDLNALADEHLAAARTSPHGRSAHLLLHEEPLRQTVIALASGRALDEHNAPPAASLQVLRGTVRLTADSGDVELAAGQLYPIPQERHGLLALEDAAVLLTAVNG comes from the coding sequence ATGGACGCTCCGAACGATCTGAATGCCCTGGCCGACGAGCACCTGGCCGCGGCCCGCACCTCCCCGCACGGCCGCAGCGCCCACCTCCTCCTGCACGAGGAGCCGCTGCGCCAGACCGTCATCGCGCTGGCCTCGGGCCGCGCACTCGACGAGCACAACGCCCCGCCCGCCGCCTCCCTCCAGGTGCTGCGCGGCACGGTCCGGCTCACCGCCGACTCCGGCGACGTGGAACTCGCGGCCGGACAGCTGTACCCGATCCCGCAGGAGCGGCACGGGCTGCTCGCCCTGGAGGACGCCGCGGTGCTGCTGACCGCCGTCAACGGCTGA
- a CDS encoding GNAT family N-acetyltransferase: MTLLPGPRAYHPDDRAALADICVRTADNGGDSRHLYPDHELMPAIFAAPYAHLEPGLAFVLDDGTGRAVGYILGTADTPRFVTEFRTRWLPLVEDRYPRPDGPPRSPSDEMIGLLHHPERMILPELADHPAHLHIDLLPDWQRRGYGRELMRTFLAALNAEGVKGVHLSMLTANTPARAFYDRLGFTEITVPDPGPVTYLVRSTEADL, translated from the coding sequence GTGACCCTGCTTCCCGGCCCACGGGCCTATCACCCGGACGACCGTGCCGCCCTCGCCGACATCTGCGTCCGCACGGCCGACAACGGCGGCGACTCCCGGCACCTGTACCCGGACCACGAGCTGATGCCGGCGATCTTCGCCGCGCCCTACGCCCACCTCGAACCCGGCCTGGCCTTCGTCCTCGACGACGGGACCGGCCGGGCGGTCGGTTACATCCTCGGCACCGCCGACACCCCGCGGTTCGTGACGGAGTTCCGCACCCGCTGGCTGCCGCTGGTCGAGGACCGCTACCCGCGGCCGGACGGGCCGCCGCGCAGTCCCAGCGACGAGATGATCGGCCTCCTGCACCACCCGGAGCGGATGATCCTGCCCGAACTCGCGGACCACCCGGCCCACTTGCACATCGACCTGCTGCCCGACTGGCAGCGCAGGGGGTACGGGAGGGAGCTGATGCGCACCTTCCTCGCGGCCCTGAACGCCGAGGGTGTCAAGGGCGTTCACCTGTCCATGCTCACCGCCAACACCCCGGCCAGGGCCTTCTACGACCGGCTCGGCTTCACGGAGATCACGGTCCCCGACCCCGGACCCGTCACCTACCTGGTGCGCTCCACGGAGGCGGACCTGTAG
- a CDS encoding ABC transporter substrate-binding protein produces MSEPTVWQFSDDRGQVSTAGQRPERVLAYVQAGATLWDHGIRPSAIFGSGHDDPVVPDVAKTGSLPLDGTAYVGAGPALDVDTLLRGEPDLVVAVSYGGGQVYGLDPETAKHLEGHVPVVVIDVGQARTLAEIGDRFAGLARSLGAEEPAAATRELDAARDRLRALTAGPGPTRVLALSLAGQEETHLARPRMWPELRVLAELGVGLVEPADGPGANWSTVGWGQAAALRPAVVLADIRANATPLDELRGNEHWASVERSARVVPWNPEPVCSARAHARFLGLVADALEA; encoded by the coding sequence GTGAGTGAGCCGACCGTGTGGCAATTCTCCGACGACCGCGGACAGGTGTCGACCGCCGGGCAGCGCCCGGAGCGGGTGCTCGCCTATGTCCAGGCCGGTGCGACGTTATGGGATCACGGCATCCGCCCGAGCGCGATATTCGGCTCCGGGCACGACGATCCGGTGGTGCCGGACGTGGCGAAGACCGGTTCGCTGCCCCTGGACGGGACCGCGTACGTCGGGGCGGGCCCCGCGCTGGACGTGGACACCCTGCTGAGGGGTGAGCCGGACCTCGTGGTGGCCGTCAGCTACGGCGGCGGTCAGGTCTACGGGCTCGACCCGGAGACCGCCAAACATCTGGAGGGGCACGTCCCGGTCGTCGTCATCGACGTCGGCCAGGCGCGCACCCTCGCCGAGATCGGTGACCGCTTCGCCGGGCTGGCGCGCTCCCTCGGCGCCGAGGAGCCCGCGGCGGCCACGCGGGAACTGGACGCCGCCCGCGACCGGTTGCGTGCCCTCACCGCGGGGCCCGGCCCCACGAGGGTCCTGGCCCTGTCCCTGGCCGGCCAGGAGGAGACGCACCTGGCCCGCCCCCGCATGTGGCCGGAACTGCGGGTGCTGGCCGAGCTCGGCGTCGGCCTGGTGGAACCCGCCGACGGGCCGGGGGCCAACTGGTCCACGGTCGGCTGGGGCCAGGCCGCGGCCCTGCGCCCGGCCGTGGTGCTCGCCGACATCCGGGCCAACGCCACCCCGCTGGACGAGCTCCGCGGCAACGAGCACTGGGCGTCGGTCGAGCGCTCCGCGCGCGTGGTGCCGTGGAACCCCGAGCCGGTGTGCAGCGCCCGGGCCCATGCGCGGTTCCTCGGCCTGGTGGCCGACGCGCTGGAGGCGTAG
- a CDS encoding carbohydrate kinase, whose product MLDRLDLLVIGECVADIVRLPGAADRVHPGGSPANVAYGLARLGHGATLLTQLGADGNGRLIRDHLTGAGVDVRTDGSTAPTPSAAVTLDGAGRATYRFEIAWTLGPVALERAPAHVHTGSIAAVTEPGAATVLAAVESLRSAATVSYDPNVRPELMGEHEAAVRRVELCVALSDVVKASDEDLEWLYPGQDPAKVAERWRATGPAVVLVTRGGDGAFAVLPDGQVAVEALPVETADTVGAGDAFMSGTLHALAAHGLLGPAGRERLRSLDRATVADVLRHAAASAAVTVSRAGASPPDGPELAAALGRG is encoded by the coding sequence ATGCTCGACAGACTCGACCTGCTGGTCATCGGTGAATGTGTCGCCGACATCGTCCGGCTGCCGGGTGCGGCCGACCGGGTCCACCCGGGCGGCAGCCCGGCCAACGTCGCGTACGGCCTGGCCAGACTCGGGCACGGCGCGACCCTCCTCACCCAGCTCGGTGCGGACGGGAACGGGCGGCTGATCCGGGACCACCTGACCGGCGCCGGGGTCGACGTCCGTACGGACGGCTCCACCGCGCCCACCCCGTCCGCCGCCGTGACGCTGGACGGGGCGGGCCGGGCCACGTACAGGTTCGAGATCGCCTGGACGCTCGGCCCGGTCGCCCTGGAGCGGGCGCCCGCCCACGTGCACACCGGATCGATCGCCGCGGTGACGGAACCCGGTGCGGCCACGGTCCTCGCCGCCGTCGAATCGCTGCGGTCCGCCGCGACGGTCAGCTACGACCCCAATGTGCGGCCGGAGCTGATGGGGGAACACGAGGCCGCCGTGCGCAGGGTCGAGCTCTGTGTGGCGCTCAGCGATGTCGTCAAGGCGAGTGACGAGGACCTGGAGTGGCTGTATCCGGGCCAGGATCCCGCGAAGGTCGCGGAGCGGTGGCGGGCCACCGGCCCGGCCGTCGTCCTCGTCACCCGGGGCGGGGACGGCGCCTTCGCCGTCCTGCCCGACGGGCAGGTGGCCGTCGAGGCGCTGCCGGTCGAGACGGCCGACACGGTGGGAGCGGGGGACGCCTTCATGTCCGGCACCCTGCACGCGCTCGCCGCCCACGGGCTGCTCGGGCCGGCCGGCCGGGAGCGGCTGCGGTCACTGGACCGGGCCACCGTGGCCGACGTCCTGCGGCACGCGGCGGCATCAGCGGCCGTGACCGTGTCCCGGGCCGGTGCCAGCCCTCCCGACGGACCGGAACTCGCGGCCGCACTCGGCCGGGGCTGA
- a CDS encoding S8 family serine peptidase, with protein sequence MRPLARARIVAALAVAALCSPTLVPSAAAGPVSVPSSNASGKAGHRTVTLITGDRVTVTTTPDGRKSYSAVPAAGSRPGTVLMRTDIDGDAYFYPSDVIGKVGSVLDPQLFNVDGLVRDGYDDARVGSLPLIVRRTGAARPQALTAGGLLPAKRDFRSLRASTAVLDKDDASEVGDALGAKGAIEGVQSIWLDGRVHADALDRNLTQIGADTAWQSGRTGKGVKVAVLDTGADRTHADLVGRISESKDFSGTGNTLDKVGHGTHVAATVAGSGAGAPGVRSGVAPDADLIVGKVLGDDGSGSDSQVIAGMEWAVAQGAKVVNMSLGSGPTNGMDPVTQSLEALATSSGTLFVVSAGNTGPNIGTVSAPSIAPHALSVAAVDFAGGTASFSSRGPSMNGTVKPEIAAPGVNVVAARATGTNIGTPQADPAYTALSGTSMAAPHITGAAVDLAQEHPDWTADQLKHTLMGTTTAPQAGQTMYDVGTGVVNLPAALKQSVVADTGAVDFGRLDVSDGTATRTVKLTNTADAPVTLALKGSLAATGSTPPAGLLKLSASVVTLAAGESTDVTLTVDTAGTPTGTYIGGLTAVPSGGGQELRIPLLLDRAQTLKVTTLDRAGKPAAAQISLLNADNGAALNAEVRAEGTRDLRVPEGRYMGLAMIAMTIDGVYQIAIVSADLAPGADEIVFDARKARRWTASMEGKETRPEFMAGNLTRTTDDGQFGIRHSMLAGGAYGAFGRDALWITPTTGSHLGKVAFNERWRLADADSDITVGDTTALYDAAYAQDDVSDNPERRLTRGEVKKFAKVRMTYRGMNEKLRYQEGSTVYGTGLEGLNVSSPSYLTVPRQRTEYIQAEDRIWLRFTYRNVSGVQMDYAPLQYTYRPGSSTQDTWFTGPFSVRATGQATGARLQLRLDDNVNPKGLVGEYTDFNIPQRFQATTQLYRNGTLVADKTSMIDKTFEDAGKASYELRRGFTSAGIFPMGGEGTARWTFTAGGTGETATPVNLLNVSFDAPLNELNQARARLPLLVKADVTGAVGGLSKVRAWVTSDNGKTWKQVLVLRLHDGEYRFLAPHTALVKGGFLGFRVTAEDRQGNTVDSALPRAVPVI encoded by the coding sequence CGTACAGCGCGGTTCCGGCGGCCGGTTCGCGGCCGGGGACCGTCCTGATGCGGACGGACATCGACGGCGACGCGTACTTCTACCCGAGCGACGTCATCGGCAAGGTCGGCTCGGTGCTGGACCCGCAGCTGTTCAACGTCGACGGTCTGGTCCGCGACGGCTACGACGACGCCCGCGTCGGATCGCTCCCGCTGATCGTGCGGCGGACCGGTGCCGCCCGGCCGCAGGCCCTGACCGCCGGCGGACTGCTGCCCGCCAAGCGGGACTTCCGCTCGCTGAGGGCCAGCACGGCGGTGCTGGACAAGGACGACGCGTCCGAGGTCGGTGACGCCCTGGGTGCCAAGGGCGCGATCGAGGGCGTGCAGAGCATCTGGCTCGACGGCAGGGTCCACGCCGACGCCCTGGACCGCAACCTCACGCAGATAGGCGCCGACACGGCCTGGCAGTCCGGCCGGACGGGCAAGGGCGTGAAGGTGGCCGTGCTGGACACCGGCGCGGACCGGACACACGCCGACCTCGTGGGCCGGATCAGTGAGTCCAAGGACTTCTCGGGCACCGGCAACACGCTCGACAAGGTGGGCCACGGCACCCATGTGGCGGCGACCGTCGCGGGCAGCGGGGCCGGTGCGCCGGGAGTGCGCTCGGGTGTCGCCCCGGACGCGGACCTGATCGTCGGCAAGGTGCTCGGCGACGACGGTTCCGGTTCCGACTCGCAGGTCATCGCCGGGATGGAGTGGGCCGTCGCGCAGGGCGCGAAGGTCGTCAACATGTCGCTGGGCAGCGGCCCGACGAACGGCATGGACCCGGTCACCCAGTCGCTGGAGGCACTGGCCACCTCATCCGGCACGCTGTTCGTCGTGTCGGCGGGCAACACCGGGCCGAACATCGGCACGGTGTCCGCGCCATCGATCGCCCCGCACGCCCTGTCCGTCGCCGCGGTGGACTTCGCCGGCGGCACCGCCTCGTTCTCCAGCCGCGGACCGTCGATGAACGGCACGGTGAAGCCGGAGATCGCCGCCCCCGGTGTCAACGTCGTGGCGGCACGCGCCACGGGTACGAACATCGGGACGCCGCAGGCCGATCCCGCCTACACCGCGCTGAGCGGTACGTCGATGGCCGCCCCGCACATCACGGGCGCCGCCGTCGACCTGGCCCAGGAGCACCCCGACTGGACCGCCGACCAGCTGAAGCACACCCTGATGGGCACCACGACGGCCCCGCAGGCCGGTCAGACGATGTATGACGTCGGCACCGGCGTGGTGAACCTCCCCGCGGCGCTGAAGCAGTCCGTGGTGGCCGACACCGGCGCCGTGGACTTCGGCCGGCTCGACGTGTCGGACGGCACCGCGACCCGTACCGTGAAGCTCACCAACACGGCGGACGCCCCGGTCACCCTCGCCCTCAAGGGCTCGCTGGCGGCGACGGGTTCGACCCCGCCCGCCGGTCTGCTGAAGCTGTCGGCCTCCGTGGTCACCCTGGCGGCGGGCGAGTCCACCGATGTGACCCTGACCGTCGACACGGCGGGCACCCCGACCGGTACGTACATCGGCGGTCTGACGGCCGTGCCGTCCGGCGGCGGCCAGGAGCTGCGCATCCCGTTGCTGCTGGACCGGGCGCAGACCCTCAAGGTCACCACGCTCGACCGCGCGGGCAAGCCGGCGGCCGCCCAGATCTCCCTCCTCAACGCGGACAACGGTGCCGCGCTGAACGCGGAGGTCCGGGCGGAGGGAACCCGTGACCTCCGGGTCCCGGAGGGCCGGTACATGGGTCTGGCCATGATCGCGATGACCATCGACGGTGTGTACCAGATCGCGATCGTCAGCGCCGACCTCGCGCCCGGTGCCGACGAGATCGTCTTCGACGCCCGCAAGGCGCGCCGCTGGACGGCGTCCATGGAGGGCAAGGAGACCCGGCCGGAGTTCATGGCGGGCAATCTGACGCGCACGACGGACGACGGACAGTTCGGCATCCGGCACAGCATGCTGGCCGGCGGCGCCTACGGGGCCTTCGGCCGGGACGCGCTGTGGATCACCCCGACGACCGGATCCCACCTGGGCAAGGTCGCGTTCAACGAGCGCTGGCGGCTGGCCGACGCGGACAGCGACATCACCGTGGGCGACACGACGGCCCTCTACGACGCGGCCTACGCCCAGGACGACGTCAGCGACAACCCCGAGCGGCGGCTGACGCGCGGCGAGGTCAAGAAGTTCGCCAAGGTCCGCATGACGTACCGGGGCATGAACGAGAAGCTGCGGTACCAGGAGGGCAGCACGGTCTACGGCACCGGGCTCGAAGGACTGAACGTCTCCTCGCCGTCCTACCTGACCGTTCCCCGTCAGCGCACCGAGTACATCCAGGCCGAGGACCGGATCTGGCTGCGGTTCACGTACCGCAACGTCAGCGGTGTGCAGATGGACTACGCGCCCCTCCAGTACACCTACCGTCCGGGCAGCTCCACGCAGGACACCTGGTTCACCGGACCGTTCTCCGTGCGCGCCACCGGGCAGGCCACCGGTGCCCGGCTCCAGCTCAGGCTGGACGACAACGTCAATCCGAAGGGACTCGTCGGCGAGTACACCGACTTCAACATTCCGCAGCGCTTCCAGGCCACCACGCAGCTCTACCGCAACGGCACACTCGTCGCCGACAAGACCTCGATGATCGACAAGACGTTCGAGGACGCCGGAAAGGCCTCGTACGAGCTGCGGCGCGGATTCACCTCCGCGGGCATCTTCCCGATGGGTGGGGAGGGGACCGCCAGGTGGACCTTCACGGCGGGCGGAACAGGTGAGACGGCGACGCCGGTGAACCTCCTCAACGTGTCGTTCGACGCACCGCTGAACGAGCTCAACCAGGCGCGTGCCCGGCTTCCCCTTCTCGTGAAGGCCGATGTCACGGGCGCGGTGGGCGGCCTGAGCAAGGTGCGTGCCTGGGTCACGTCCGACAACGGCAAGACCTGGAAGCAGGTCCTGGTCCTGCGGCTGCACGACGGCGAGTACCGCTTCCTCGCACCGCACACGGCACTGGTCAAGGGCGGCTTCCTCGGCTTCCGGGTGACGGCCGAGGACCGGCAGGGCAATACCGTGGACTCGGCCCTCCCCCGGGCCGTGCCGGTTATCTGA